agaaaagcataaagaatCCATgatcagaggggaaaaattcTCATCCCATGTCTGGACCCCAAATTCTTTGGGTTTGGGGATGGAGACTCACCGGTCTCTGCAGGTTGTTcctctgtaaaagaaaaagaaagagaaaagtaatgCATGTTCAGAGGGGCAGCTTCTTATCCCATGGCTACTCCTCTGGGAAGACACcaaattctttctctttgggGAAGGAGACTTACCCAGCTTTGCAACTCTAttcactggaaaaggaaaacaaaagcatgagtGATCAGAGGTTACAGCTTTTCATCTCAGGGCTGATCCCATTTGAAGACCATGAAGGGTTTAAAGTGGAAAATGACCAACTTACACCTAGATTGGGAGGGACCAGAATAACAGGGAGCAAGATCCAGCTTTGAGCAAGGCTCGTGCACATGGAGCAGTAAGGACAGACACTTGTGCAGCTCTCTGCACCGTGCCACCAAAACACAAGTGGAAGTGAATGGGGACGGACGGAGGATGTCCCTGTCCCGGAAGCGTCAGTGCagagcggggcagccccgcagctcgCTCCCCGTCCCCACCTTGATCCCCATTCCTTTCAGCCATCCCGGCCGTGTCCCatgcccagggcagccccagcactccCCACTCCCCCGtcagcctccagctgctcctccagcaccccccagccaccagcacacaAGCCCATACAGCCCACCCAGCCCATTCCCTCCCTCAGGGACACCActtccccaggggctgggggcagggacTGCAAGGACTCACCCAGCTCTCGGCTCTGTGCCCCTGAAAAGCAAAGGCGGAGGAACAGGAGGTCAGCAGAGCAGCTTGGTTGCTCGGTGGGAACATCTGCAGGGGGTCTGGGccttcccaccagccccacgctgcagcCATGCTCCCTGGCCTCCCACCCAAGGTCCCttgccttctcccctgcctTCGTTGCCCAAGGCAGAGGCCCAAGAGGATCCTAAGGCCTTTGGGATCCCCAGGAGAacattcccttcctcctcctatGCACCTCCCTGggccagggctcagccccgctcCAGACCCACGCGGGTCCCTGCAGAACACCTCCCTCCGCTCCATCCCTGCGCTGCCAGCTTACCTTTCTTTCGAAAGAGATAAACACCGAGGCCAATGGACACAGCCAAAAGCATGAGGACCAGAGCCAGAGCCACCATCCAGGGCTGGGCATTGTGGAAGAAGGGAGctgagaaaaggcagcaggaaaaggggTGTGTTTCCATGCCCGTGGATGGAAAAGCAAGACCCAGACTTCTCCTGGCTCAGGACAAGTGCAGGGGCCAGGAACACCTCACCTTGGCTGCACTATTTGTACCTGTGATGTGCAGGGACGATTCCCGCTCCTGCTGGATGCGGCTGCTCCTGACCACGCAGGACAAGGGCCCCTCCATGCTCCCAGTCACGATGACGGCGCCTTCGATTTCAAAGAGCCCCTCCTGGTCCTGGGAATGTGTCTGGGACACTGAGGGCAGATGCTGCCCGCGAGCATCCCTCCACAGCAGCTGCGGCAGTGGGTACCAGCCGGCCGATCTGCACAGCACCTGGACACCTCCGGCCTCGTAGCCCTCCAGGGAGAGGTGGGGGTCAGCGCCTGTGGCTGGGGGAAGAGCCCGGAGCTGGGGCTTGACTTGGGGAGGGATTAAGTTCCAAGGCAAAGACCCCATCTGCTCCCATGCCAGACATAGCCCAACACAGCCACGGCCCCAGGGGCTATTGTTCCAGGTGCTCCATGCACCTACCCTCACCCCAAACCACCCCGTCTTGTGCCGGACccagagagcagggctgcacaACACCAGTAGCCCCGAATTGCCCAGAAAACCCAGGTGTCGAGCTTCAGCACCTCCAGGCAGCGTCTTGGCACCAAGCCATGCTGGTTCAAGAAGCCCCAAGACTTCCAGACAACGTCTCAGGTCTCCCCCACCACACAAAGCAAAAGTAAAGCAGATGTCTGGCAGCTCAGAGGACACTGCAAGTCTCCGTGTGTTGTTTGGTCCCATTGCTGACACAGCTGaaggagctgctcagcagcctgtGCCCAGTGCCCTCACAATATTATGATTACTGTCTTCAAGGATACCAGggaaaactgacaaaaatatcCATGGAGCTCTCTCCCCAAATATTACCTCCACATCCATGGGCATGCTCCATGCTCTGAAAGAGGTGAAACATTAAAAGGACACGTAAACTCTCCCCTGGAAGCATCACCCCAGCCACTAACCTGACACCTTCAGCTCCACAATGTCTTCATCATAAGCATCAGCATCTTCCACAGTGCAGACATACCGGCCATCATCAGAGGGTCTCACCCTGGTGATTCGCAAGTCCAGGCTTCCAGCAGAGAGACCATCTCTGGCCAACTCTGTCCTCCCAACATATGCCCCCATCTGCTCCCCATACAGGTCCTCTCCATTGCGGTAGTGGTGCACTGTCTCAGACATATTGTCCCGGATCCACCTGACCTCCAAGGTGCGAGCATCCCGTTGAGGGGACaagtggcagggcagcatgacaTCCTGCCCCACGGTGGCAGTGAGAGGGTGGCCTGGTCCCTCCActctgagctgggctgggcaaTGGAGAAGGGCACAGAGAGGTGGTGAGATTTTGTTATTGTAAATTTAGGGGCAGTGAGTGACAAGGGGCAAGCTGTGCGTGAGTTGGTGCGTGCTGTGTCCCCCGTGTCCCATGGGAAACCACTGGGGaaacaggagagggagagggaggatgtgcaggagaaggaggtgtGCTGGGAGTGGGAGTCCTCTCTGCAGCATTCAGGCATGTGAAGAAGAGCCAGAAAGGGCAGCCAAGGCAGCACCCGTGTTGCATGAAAAGAACCAAAGTGAAAGTGAAATCCATTGGGGGCCGAGCTGTGGGCTCAggttcccccagccccacggcctgtcccctgccccacagcagcacgtcagccaggcccagaggggagagcccccagcagccccgcagGATCCTACCTGAGcccagctggaggaggagcagagtgATGAGGGAAGTCAGGAGGTCCCTGGCATGGCTGGTGAGGCTGGGGTGGCCGCAGCCCCAGGGGATCCCCATCTGAGAGAGAGGTCCCCCAGCGGGCATGTGGCCCCCCCCAGAGGTTCTTTTCCAAGGGAACCCCACCGAGAAAGAGGTCCCTCACAGAACCCgcccagctgcaggaagcacaGGGCTACGCCCAACTTCCCAAGCCTTTTCCCACATCCTGGTTGTAATAATCCTCTAGGAGGAGCTCTGGCCCTGGAGCAGTGGGGAGAAGTGTCTGGCGAGCTCTGCATGCCTAGCACTGAGATGGGGAAGATCCTAAAACTTATCTGAATTAATAGTTAGCTACATATATGGTAAAATATCCTGATTATTGGGGATGTAGATGAGAACCTTATGAGAAGCAGATGTAAAAAGGAAGATATCGCTCAAGGCCAACAGATGAGGGAAGGACAAACAACTCGTTAGGGAAGGATGAACAACTTGTTGGCAGGAAACAAGGCAAAGATAAGCAAAAAACTCCTCAATACTGTCCAAGAGCAGGTCAAAGTCCAGAAAGGTAAAAAGTTTgacctccttttcctccttgccTTCATCCTGAAAGACCCCTGCCCGCGACCACCAGGCTACATTGTGCAGGCACAACCGGGAAG
This window of the Cygnus olor isolate bCygOlo1 chromosome 33, bCygOlo1.pri.v2, whole genome shotgun sequence genome carries:
- the LOC121062613 gene encoding butyrophilin subfamily 3 member A2-like isoform X2 — translated: MGLPWGCSRPSLTGHARDLLTSLVTLLLLRLGSAQLRVEGPGHPLTATVGQDVMLPCHLSPQRDARTLEVRWIRDNMSETVHHYRNGEDLYGEQMGAYVGRTELARDGLSAGSLDLRITRVRPSDDGRYVCTVEDADAYDEDIVELKVSATGADPHLSLEGYEAGGVQVLCRSAGWYPLPQLLWRDARGQHLPSVSQTHSQDQEGLFEIEGAVIVTGSMEGPLSCVVRSSRIQQERESSLHITAPFFHNAQPWMVALALVLMLLAVSIGLGVYLFRKKGAQSRELVNRVAKLEEQPAETEEKDARLVELAAKVEKQAAELVRKDAKMVEQAAELAWRRCLLPQNTVKVTLDADTAHPMLVLSQDQKSVRRETEWQQVPDTPERFDTCCCVLGREEFREGRHFWVVEVEGEWLKYSWWAVGVARASVKRKGEIDMSPGEGIWAVEYYYEHLKSLTSPPTHLSLSPVPTRIWVCLDCTQGQVSFINADNGVEIFTFTAASFNGESIHPWFLLKKRGIQLCLRDSNL
- the LOC121062613 gene encoding butyrophilin subfamily 3 member A2-like isoform X1, whose product is MGLPWGCSRPSLTGHARDLLTSLVTLLLLRLGSAQLRVEGPGHPLTATVGQDVMLPCHLSPQRDARTLEVRWIRDNMSETVHHYRNGEDLYGEQMGAYVGRTELARDGLSAGSLDLRITRVRPSDDGRYVCTVEDADAYDEDIVELKVSATGADPHLSLEGYEAGGVQVLCRSAGWYPLPQLLWRDARGQHLPSVSQTHSQDQEGLFEIEGAVIVTGSMEGPLSCVVRSSRIQQERESSLHITAPFFHNAQPWMVALALVLMLLAVSIGLGVYLFRKKGAQSRELVNRVAKLEEQPAETEEKDARLVELAAKVEEQSAELEKQAAELVRKDAKMVEQAAELAWRRCLLPQNTVKVTLDADTAHPMLVLSQDQKSVRRETEWQQVPDTPERFDTCCCVLGREEFREGRHFWVVEVEGEWLKYSWWAVGVARASVKRKGEIDMSPGEGIWAVEYYYEHLKSLTSPPTHLSLSPVPTRIWVCLDCTQGQVSFINADNGVEIFTFTAASFNGESIHPWFLLKKRGIQLCLRDSNL